A single genomic interval of Amycolatopsis albispora harbors:
- a CDS encoding D-Ala-D-Ala carboxypeptidase family metallohydrolase: MRIRIVLSMLALVAGLGTAVAAPAAADPGPVTAEDMAAADACYTWGRTLSQGASGDDVRQLQIRVAGYPGYGGVLAIDGQFGAGTKAAVTRFQQAYGLGADGIAGPATFAKLYELQDNDCTPVNFSYDELNNCNSDWSGGKVSAATAKANALVSMWKLQAMRHAMGDRPIVVNGGFRSVACNNAVGGATNSRHLYGDGVDLGAGSQGFCGLAKQARNHGFSEILGPGYPGHDDHTHVAHRSGQFWSAPSCGI, translated from the coding sequence ATGAGAATCCGCATTGTGCTGTCGATGCTGGCCCTCGTGGCCGGTCTCGGCACCGCGGTGGCCGCTCCGGCGGCCGCCGATCCGGGCCCGGTGACGGCCGAGGACATGGCCGCCGCCGACGCCTGTTACACGTGGGGGCGCACCCTTTCCCAGGGCGCGTCCGGCGACGACGTCCGGCAACTGCAGATCCGGGTGGCCGGTTATCCCGGCTACGGAGGCGTACTGGCCATCGACGGCCAGTTCGGCGCGGGCACCAAGGCCGCGGTCACCCGGTTCCAGCAGGCGTACGGGCTCGGGGCCGACGGCATCGCCGGCCCGGCCACCTTCGCCAAGCTCTACGAGCTGCAGGACAACGACTGCACGCCGGTCAACTTCAGCTACGACGAGCTGAACAACTGCAACTCGGACTGGTCCGGCGGCAAGGTTTCGGCCGCCACGGCGAAGGCCAACGCGCTGGTGTCGATGTGGAAGCTGCAGGCGATGCGGCACGCCATGGGAGACCGGCCCATCGTGGTCAACGGCGGCTTCCGCAGCGTGGCCTGCAACAACGCGGTCGGCGGCGCGACGAACAGCCGTCACCTCTACGGCGACGGCGTGGACCTCGGGGCGGGCTCGCAGGGCTTCTGCGGGCTCGCGAAGCAGGCCCGCAACCACGGGTTCAGTGAGATCCTCGGGCCGGGTTACCCCGGCCACGACGACCACACCCACGTGGCGCACCGGTCCGGCCAGTTCTGGTCGGCCCCGAGCTGCGGGATCTGA
- a CDS encoding PQQ-dependent sugar dehydrogenase, protein MSLRRRIAAATSVVALAGLLAPAAVAEVEPLAIKQVASGLNQAWAVDFLPDGTPLFTQRNAKSISKLTDGTVVPVQTIDDAVVTAEGGLLGLAVSPDYATDQTVFIYYTSRSDNRIAKLTLGGEPTPIVTGIPRGSQYHHGGRLRFGPDGFLYAGTGDGQVADNAQNDASLGGKVLRVDTDGNAAPGNPGGHKWISKGHRNVQGVTWAGDDLYIADIGPSDVDELNKIEPGGNYGWPTCSGPCNNPAFKNPVKTWPTSTATPSGLAYYQGSLYMASLKGGTFKLTTSGEGGKIYTELGRTRDEVAGPDGQLWVVTPSGIYTADGS, encoded by the coding sequence ATGTCCCTGCGCCGCCGTATCGCCGCGGCCACCTCCGTGGTCGCCCTAGCCGGTCTGCTCGCCCCGGCCGCCGTCGCCGAGGTGGAACCACTGGCCATCAAACAGGTCGCCAGTGGTCTGAACCAGGCCTGGGCGGTCGACTTCCTGCCCGACGGCACCCCGCTGTTCACCCAGCGCAACGCCAAGTCCATCAGCAAGCTCACCGACGGCACGGTGGTGCCGGTCCAGACCATTGACGACGCGGTGGTCACCGCCGAGGGCGGGCTGCTCGGCCTGGCCGTTTCCCCGGACTACGCCACCGACCAGACCGTGTTCATCTACTACACCTCCAGGTCCGACAACCGGATCGCGAAGCTCACCCTCGGCGGCGAGCCCACGCCGATCGTCACCGGCATCCCGCGCGGCAGCCAGTACCACCACGGCGGCCGCCTGCGGTTCGGCCCGGACGGCTTCCTCTACGCGGGCACCGGCGACGGCCAGGTCGCCGACAACGCGCAGAACGACGCGTCGCTCGGCGGCAAGGTGCTGCGCGTGGACACCGACGGCAACGCCGCGCCCGGCAATCCCGGCGGGCACAAGTGGATTTCCAAGGGCCACCGCAACGTCCAGGGCGTCACCTGGGCCGGCGACGACCTCTACATCGCCGACATCGGGCCGAGCGACGTCGACGAGCTGAACAAGATCGAGCCCGGCGGCAACTACGGCTGGCCGACCTGCTCCGGCCCCTGCAACAACCCGGCTTTCAAGAACCCGGTGAAGACCTGGCCGACCTCGACGGCCACGCCGAGCGGGCTGGCTTACTACCAGGGCAGCTTGTACATGGCCTCGCTCAAGGGCGGCACGTTCAAGCTGACCACCTCGGGTGAGGGCGGCAAGATCTACACCGAGCTGGGCCGCACGCGCGACGAGGTCGCCGGGCCGGACGGGCAGTTGTGGGTGGTCACGCCGAGCGGGATCTACACCGCCGACGGTTCCTGA
- a CDS encoding glycosyl hydrolase family 18 protein, which translates to MPSHAPRRRWAAAGLAVATVATGLSVAVAAADTLEAAALPDGFRSVGYMPSWSGNVNSIQYGKLTHINYAFVLPNSNGSLQAVPDPGKLQSLVSQGHGNGVKVSLAIGGWNNGDDSAFEALAANPGSRTTFVNSVVNVVNQYHLDGVDIDWEYPDPGTSGNNFTALMQQLSTAMHSRGKLLTAAVVSGGNTANGVQPAVFGLVDWLNIMAYDGGSPHANYDWSIASANEWKARGLPAAKTVLGVPFYSRPGYLTYAQLVAMDPANANRDCVTVNGAQQCYNGIPTIKRKTQWAVAHAGGMMNWELSQDTTGSTSLVSAIYEAASGGGQAGRITGYGGKCVDVAGAATANGTAVQLWTCNGTAAQRWTSTGGTLRALGKCLDVTSAGTANGTPVQLWECNGTGAQTWTATGGALRNPASGRCLDATGPSSADGTRLQIWDCAWSGNQLWQLPA; encoded by the coding sequence ATGCCTTCACACGCTCCCCGGCGGCGGTGGGCCGCGGCGGGCCTCGCCGTCGCCACGGTCGCGACCGGGCTTTCCGTTGCCGTCGCGGCAGCCGACACGCTGGAAGCCGCGGCGTTGCCGGACGGGTTCCGCAGCGTCGGTTATATGCCGTCGTGGTCCGGGAACGTCAACAGCATCCAGTACGGCAAGCTGACCCACATCAACTACGCCTTCGTACTGCCGAATTCCAACGGCAGCCTGCAGGCCGTACCCGATCCCGGCAAGCTGCAATCGCTGGTTTCGCAGGGACACGGCAACGGCGTCAAGGTTTCGCTGGCCATCGGCGGCTGGAACAACGGCGACGACTCGGCCTTCGAGGCGCTGGCCGCGAACCCCGGCAGCCGGACCACGTTCGTCAACAGCGTGGTCAACGTGGTGAACCAGTACCACCTCGACGGCGTCGACATCGACTGGGAGTACCCCGACCCCGGCACCTCCGGCAACAACTTCACCGCGCTGATGCAGCAGCTCAGCACGGCGATGCACAGCCGGGGCAAGCTGCTCACCGCGGCCGTGGTTTCCGGTGGCAACACCGCGAACGGCGTGCAGCCCGCGGTGTTCGGCCTGGTCGACTGGCTCAACATCATGGCCTACGACGGCGGCAGCCCGCACGCGAACTACGACTGGTCGATCGCTTCGGCGAACGAGTGGAAGGCCCGCGGGCTGCCCGCCGCGAAAACCGTGCTGGGCGTGCCGTTCTACAGCAGGCCCGGGTACCTGACCTACGCGCAGCTGGTGGCGATGGACCCGGCGAACGCCAACCGCGACTGCGTCACCGTCAACGGCGCGCAGCAGTGCTACAACGGCATTCCCACGATCAAGCGGAAAACCCAGTGGGCGGTGGCGCACGCGGGCGGCATGATGAACTGGGAGCTGTCGCAGGACACCACCGGCAGCACCTCGCTGGTGAGCGCGATCTACGAAGCCGCGTCGGGCGGCGGCCAGGCCGGCCGGATCACCGGATACGGCGGCAAATGCGTCGACGTGGCGGGTGCGGCGACCGCGAACGGAACGGCCGTTCAGCTGTGGACCTGCAACGGCACCGCGGCGCAGCGGTGGACCTCGACCGGCGGAACCCTGCGCGCGCTGGGGAAGTGCCTGGACGTGACCAGCGCGGGCACCGCGAACGGCACGCCGGTGCAGCTGTGGGAGTGCAACGGCACCGGCGCCCAGACGTGGACGGCCACCGGCGGCGCCCTGCGCAACCCGGCTTCGGGCCGCTGCCTGGACGCCACCGGCCCGAGTTCGGCTGACGGCACGCGCCTGCAGATCTGGGACTGCGCGTGGTCCGGTAACCAGCTCTGGCAGCTCCCGGCCTGA
- a CDS encoding DJ-1/PfpI family protein — protein MTKTIACVLYPGLTALDLVGPLQVFSVLAGVSPDYRVAVVGQDREVVDTDTPLGLRPSHTFDEVPSPAIVVVPGGGAPTWRAATDERLLAYLRQAAETADVVASVCTGSLILGAAGLLEGRKANTHWSHREFLAEFGAEPVAERWVEDGKFLTAAGVAAGIDMALHLVARLAGEEVARGVQFGIEYDPEPPQGPLDWTKAPHELFAAWTAAGMREGLAGTPLAERFLRE, from the coding sequence ATGACAAAAACGATCGCTTGCGTGCTGTACCCGGGGCTGACCGCGCTCGACCTGGTGGGGCCGCTGCAGGTGTTCAGCGTGCTGGCCGGGGTCTCCCCGGACTACCGGGTGGCCGTGGTCGGCCAGGACCGCGAGGTGGTGGACACGGACACCCCGCTCGGCCTGCGCCCCAGCCACACCTTCGACGAAGTGCCGTCGCCCGCCATCGTGGTGGTGCCGGGCGGTGGCGCGCCGACCTGGCGGGCGGCCACCGACGAGCGGCTGCTGGCCTACCTGCGGCAGGCGGCCGAGACCGCGGACGTGGTCGCGTCGGTGTGCACCGGCTCGCTGATCCTCGGCGCCGCCGGGCTGCTCGAGGGCCGCAAGGCGAACACGCACTGGAGTCACCGCGAGTTCCTGGCGGAGTTCGGCGCCGAACCGGTCGCCGAGCGCTGGGTGGAGGACGGCAAGTTCCTCACCGCGGCCGGCGTGGCCGCCGGGATCGACATGGCGCTGCACCTGGTGGCGCGGCTGGCGGGCGAAGAGGTCGCGCGTGGTGTGCAGTTCGGCATCGAGTACGACCCCGAACCACCGCAGGGCCCATTGGACTGGACCAAGGCACCGCACGAGCTGTTCGCCGCCTGGACCGCGGCCGGAATGCGCGAAGGCCTCGCCGGAACGCCTCTGGCCGAACGCTTCCTCCGGGAGTAA
- a CDS encoding pentapeptide repeat-containing protein gives MKPSSRDPERPYEELSNRAIRWAALALVVLGAGLAAVLLVAFGDGQHAGQLNAIRTAGAIVLGTGGAAALWLAARRQRTSEIALNQKHIDQQAADRAFEFQLQVNEQNRQHMERVAAATEHDAEARRITELYSTSVEQLGSDKAPVRLGGLYALERLAQDNPGQRQTIVNVLCAYLRMPFDTREAQEREVRTTAQRILAKHLERNGAESWGRLDVDLTGAHLIDFTLIHADLGRAWFERAEFEGTADFLGTGFGDALFDEVAFSGEAVFDLAEFGARTEFRQVRFAGAARFSEARFPDEADFHDAKFESEAVFRSAVFGAGRFDGTTFYRGAVFDQAAFGAPAFFRRAEFKGDAGFHGARFEQGAVFDGAQFTDDARFQESAFTGDATFDGVDFAGVASFSRGLFAGNLQVKGARFGRSARFHDVGFEGAVEVTGTEFARGMPDELTERATGPLP, from the coding sequence GTGAAGCCGTCTTCCCGTGACCCCGAACGGCCGTACGAGGAACTGTCCAACCGCGCGATCCGCTGGGCCGCGCTGGCGCTGGTCGTGCTGGGCGCCGGACTGGCCGCGGTGCTGCTCGTCGCGTTCGGCGACGGGCAGCACGCCGGCCAGCTGAACGCGATCCGCACCGCGGGCGCGATCGTGCTCGGCACCGGCGGCGCGGCGGCGCTGTGGCTGGCGGCCCGGCGTCAGCGCACGAGCGAGATCGCGCTGAACCAGAAGCACATCGACCAGCAGGCCGCCGACCGCGCCTTCGAGTTCCAGCTCCAGGTCAACGAGCAGAACCGGCAGCACATGGAACGCGTCGCCGCGGCCACCGAGCACGACGCGGAAGCCCGCCGCATCACCGAGCTGTACAGCACCTCGGTCGAGCAGCTCGGCTCCGACAAGGCGCCGGTCCGCCTCGGCGGCCTCTACGCGCTCGAACGGCTGGCGCAGGACAATCCCGGGCAGCGGCAGACCATTGTGAACGTGCTGTGTGCGTATCTCCGGATGCCGTTCGATACCCGCGAAGCGCAGGAACGCGAGGTCCGGACGACCGCGCAGCGCATTCTCGCCAAGCACCTCGAACGGAATGGGGCCGAATCCTGGGGCAGGCTCGATGTGGACCTCACCGGCGCGCACCTCATCGACTTCACCCTCATCCACGCCGACCTCGGGCGCGCGTGGTTCGAGCGCGCCGAGTTCGAGGGAACGGCGGATTTCCTCGGCACCGGTTTTGGTGATGCGCTCTTCGATGAAGTGGCTTTCTCCGGTGAAGCCGTTTTCGACCTCGCCGAGTTCGGTGCGCGCACGGAATTCCGGCAGGTGCGCTTCGCCGGTGCGGCCCGGTTCTCGGAGGCGCGGTTCCCCGACGAGGCCGACTTCCACGACGCGAAGTTCGAATCGGAGGCGGTGTTCCGGTCCGCCGTTTTCGGCGCGGGCCGCTTCGACGGCACGACCTTCTATCGTGGTGCCGTGTTCGACCAGGCGGCCTTCGGGGCTCCGGCGTTCTTCCGCCGAGCCGAATTCAAGGGTGACGCGGGTTTCCACGGCGCACGCTTCGAGCAGGGCGCGGTGTTCGACGGGGCGCAGTTCACCGATGACGCCCGGTTCCAGGAGTCGGCCTTCACCGGCGACGCCACGTTCGACGGCGTGGACTTTGCGGGCGTCGCCTCGTTCAGCCGGGGCTTGTTCGCCGGGAACTTGCAGGTGAAGGGCGCGCGGTTCGGCCGGAGCGCCCGATTCCACGACGTGGGCTTCGAGGGCGCGGTCGAGGTCACGGGCACCGAATTCGCCCGCGGAATGCCGGATGAACTGACCGAACGGGCCACCGGCCCGCTACCGTGA
- the hpaD gene encoding 3,4-dihydroxyphenylacetate 2,3-dioxygenase produces MTTPPDVLRCAYTELVVTDLAASRAFYVDVLGLLVTYEDSEAIYLRAFEEYLHHSLVLRRGPVPAVAVLAYRVRAEADLALAEAYYRELGVRVERRPAGATRGIGEAVRVQDPLGFPVEFFHHAEHTERFTQRYDVHGAGALSRLDHFNVTTPDVPAARAYYEGLGFRVSEDIRDNEGTVYAAWMFRKPTVHDVALTGGDGPRLHHLAFATHERHQILHICDHLGALRRPEMIERGPGRHGVSNAFYLYVRDPDGHRVEIYTHDYYTGDPDNPVISWDVHDNQRRDWWGNPVVPSWYAEASAVLDLDGNPQPLVARAEAREADVTIGADGFSYTAGEQGFKLGQQV; encoded by the coding sequence ATGACCACTCCGCCGGACGTGCTCCGCTGCGCCTACACCGAACTCGTGGTCACCGACCTGGCCGCGTCCCGCGCCTTCTACGTGGACGTGCTCGGCCTGCTGGTCACCTACGAGGACAGCGAGGCGATCTACCTGCGTGCCTTCGAGGAGTACCTGCACCACTCGCTGGTCCTGCGCCGGGGGCCGGTGCCCGCGGTGGCCGTGCTCGCCTACCGGGTGCGTGCCGAAGCGGACCTGGCGCTCGCCGAAGCGTATTACCGGGAGCTGGGCGTGCGCGTGGAACGGCGTCCGGCGGGCGCGACGCGCGGCATCGGTGAGGCGGTCCGGGTGCAGGACCCGCTCGGCTTCCCGGTGGAGTTCTTCCACCACGCCGAGCACACCGAGCGGTTCACCCAGCGCTACGACGTGCACGGCGCGGGCGCACTGTCCAGATTGGACCACTTCAACGTGACCACGCCGGATGTGCCCGCCGCGCGCGCGTACTACGAAGGCCTCGGTTTCCGGGTGTCCGAAGACATCCGCGACAACGAGGGCACCGTCTACGCGGCGTGGATGTTCCGCAAGCCGACCGTGCACGACGTGGCGCTGACCGGTGGTGACGGCCCGCGCCTGCACCACCTCGCCTTCGCCACCCACGAGCGGCACCAGATCCTGCACATCTGCGACCACCTCGGCGCGCTGCGGCGGCCCGAGATGATCGAGCGCGGCCCCGGCAGGCACGGCGTGTCGAACGCGTTCTACCTGTACGTGCGTGACCCGGACGGGCACCGCGTCGAGATCTACACGCACGACTACTACACCGGAGACCCGGACAACCCGGTGATCAGCTGGGACGTGCACGACAACCAGCGGCGGGACTGGTGGGGCAATCCGGTGGTGCCGAGCTGGTACGCCGAGGCGTCGGCGGTGCTCGACCTCGACGGCAACCCCCAGCCGCTGGTGGCGCGCGCCGAGGCCCGCGAGGCGGACGTGACCATCGGCGCGGACGGTTTCTCCTACACCGCCGGGGAGCAGGGCTTCAAGCTCGGCCAGCAGGTGTGA